Proteins encoded by one window of Aphidius gifuensis isolate YNYX2018 linkage group LG2, ASM1490517v1, whole genome shotgun sequence:
- the LOC122849565 gene encoding very long-chain specific acyl-CoA dehydrogenase, mitochondrial-like, with translation MMSTVSKAFVTGPKNFNKLINITSRYYGAQAAVKVRKKESKETKSFVMNIFRGQVQTDQVFPFPSPLAQDQLDTLKMLVDPVDKFFNEVNDPVKNDDTSDIEEKVKQGLWEMGVFSMQIPEEFGGLNCNNTQYGRLLEVVGKHDLGVGTMLGSHQSVGFKGILLVGTPEQKAKYLPRVSNGEYAAFALTEPSCGSDASAVKSRAIKSADGSHYILNGSKIWVSNGGIAEIFTVFAQVPIKNPQTGEIKDKVTAFIVERGFGGLTNGPPERKMGIKCSNTAEVYFDNVKIPAENVLGGEGQGFKVATNIFNNGRYGVAGALSGTMIACAKKAVEHATTRVQFGKTINEFGGVQEKIARMAMLQYITQSLMYVTSGNMDSGSQDYHLEAAISKVFASESAWWVCDESIQILGGMGFMKDAGVERVMRDLRIFRIFEGTNDILSLFVALTGIQYAESHLEELQKAFKNPAENLSLIFGEAAKRATKAVGLSTPPNFSHLVHPNLSDSAGLVGKSVENYGQTIEAVLIKYGKGIVEKQFILNRLAQAAIDTYTSVVVLSRASRAANLNLPTAEHEILIAQTWCQEASSRTTNNLKIAKSEKYTDLFKKYKKISQNICENGGINQANTPLGF, from the exons ATGATGTCAACAGTGTCAAAAGCCTTTGTAACAGGTcctaaaaatttcaacaagttGATTAATATTACTTCGAG ATATTATGGAGCTCAAGCAGCAGTTAAAGTACGAAAAAAAGAATCGAAAGAAACAAAATCATTtgttatgaatatatttagaGGTCAAGTACAAACTGATCAAGTATTTCCATTTCCATCACCACTAGCTCAAGATCAATTAGATACCCTTAAAATGCTTGTTGATccagttgataaattttttaatgaagttAATGATCCAGTTAAAAACGATGATACTTctgatattgaagaaaaagtaaaacaaGGATTATGGGAAATGGGAGTATTTTCAATGCAAATACCTGAAGAATTTGGTggtttaaattgtaataatacacAATATGGTAGATTGCTTGAGGTAGTTGGTAAGCATGATCTTGGTGTTGGAACAATGTTGGGGTCACATCAGAGTGTTGGTTTTAAGGGTATTCTTCTTGTTGGTACACCAGAACAAAAAGCTAAATATTTACCAAGAGTATCAAATGGTGAATACGCTGCATTTGCATTAACAGAACCAAGCTGTGGTTCAGATGCTAGTGCTGTTAAATCAAGAGCAATTAAATCAGCTGACGGTTcacattatatattaaatggtAGTAAAATATGGGTATCAAATGGTGGTATTGCTGAAATATTTACAGTATTTGCTCAGGTACCAATAAAAAATCCACAAACTGGTGAAATTAAAGATAAAGTTACAGCATTTATTGTTGAACGTGGATTTGGTGGTTTAACAAATGGACCACCTGAACGCAAAATGGGTATTAAATGTAGTAATACAGCTGaagtttattttgataacgttAAAATACCAGCTGAAAATGTATTGGGTGGTGAAGGACAAGGCTTTAAAGTTgctacaaatatatttaataatggaagATATGGTGTGGCTGGTGCATTATCAGGTACAATGATTGCATGTGCCAAAAAAGCTGTTGAGCATGCGACAACAAGAGTACAATTTGgcaaaacaattaatgaatttggtggtgtacaagaaaaaattgcaCGTATGGCAATGTTACAGTATATTACACAATCACTTATGTATGTGACATCTGGTAATATGGATAGTGGAAGTCAAGATTATCATTTAGAAGCTGCAATATCAAAAGTATTTGCATCTGAATCAGCTTGGTGGGTTTGTGATGAATCAATACAAATTCTGGGTGGTATGGGATTCATGAAAGACGCTGGTGTTGAACGGGTCATGAGAGATTTAAGAATATTTCGTATATTTGAAGGTACAAATGATATTCTTAGTTTATTTGTTGCATTAACTGGTATTCAATATGCTGAAAGTCATCTTGAAGAATTAcaaaaagcatttaaaaatcCAGCAGAAAATTTAAGTCTTATATTTGGTGAAGCTGCTAAAAGAGCAACAAAAGCTGTTGGTTTAAGTACACCACCAAATTTTTCACATTTGGTCCATCCAAATTTATCTGATAGTGCTGGTCTTGTTGGTAAAAGTGTTGAAAATTATGGGCAAACAATTGAAGCTGTTCTTATTAAATATGGTAAAGGTATTGTTGagaaacaatttatattaaatcgTTTGGCACAAGCAGCAATTGATACATATACATCGGTTGTTGTATTGAGTAGAGCAAGTAGAGCTGCTAATTTAAATCTTCCAACAGCTGaacatgaaattttaatagcTCAAACATGGTGTCAAGAAGCATCAAGTAGAACTACAAATAATCTTAAAATTGCTAAATCAGAAAAATATACTGatctattcaaaaaatataaaaaaatatcacaaaatatttgtgaaaatGGTGGAATTAATCAAGCAAATACACCACTcggtttttaa